From the Saccharobesus litoralis genome, one window contains:
- a CDS encoding LysR family transcriptional regulator: MDIRVFKTFLEVAKVKHFGKASENLYITQAAVSARIKQLEDYYATKLFIREKNNIRLTSAGERLYQYANAIVEQLTHSKLNLTLAETNQVLINIAATPNVWDAYLAGSISAIVSQASEVTLGAEISSRESIHRRLIDKTLDIGVLSDPIKGDELINEKIGTFELVLAATDLDCLNKQDKFNYVLVDWGMAFLKEHNALHKFTPMMRTTTAKIALDVILENGGAAYLPVELVDPYVKEGQLFLLHSNLNIQRSVYLTYHKSNAQHEKIKHLICKLD, translated from the coding sequence ATGGATATTCGGGTTTTTAAAACTTTTCTTGAAGTCGCAAAAGTAAAGCATTTCGGCAAGGCGTCAGAAAATCTTTATATAACGCAAGCGGCGGTTAGTGCACGGATAAAGCAACTCGAAGATTACTACGCCACTAAGTTGTTTATTCGTGAAAAAAATAATATCCGTTTAACCTCAGCGGGTGAGCGCTTGTATCAATATGCCAATGCTATTGTCGAGCAGTTAACCCATTCTAAGCTGAATTTAACATTAGCAGAAACCAACCAAGTATTGATAAATATTGCGGCTACCCCTAATGTTTGGGACGCTTATTTAGCAGGCAGTATTAGTGCCATTGTGTCCCAAGCCAGTGAGGTAACACTGGGAGCTGAAATTTCGTCGCGAGAATCCATTCATCGCCGGCTAATCGATAAAACGTTAGATATAGGTGTATTGTCCGACCCAATCAAAGGGGACGAACTAATTAATGAAAAAATTGGTACGTTTGAACTCGTATTGGCAGCGACGGATTTGGATTGTTTAAATAAACAAGACAAGTTTAACTATGTATTAGTGGATTGGGGGATGGCGTTTTTAAAAGAGCACAATGCGCTGCATAAATTTACCCCTATGATGCGCACAACGACTGCAAAAATTGCCTTAGATGTTATCTTAGAAAATGGTGGCGCGGCATACTTGCCAGTTGAATTAGTCGACCCTTATGTCAAAGAAGGGCAGTTGTTTTTATTACACTCCAATCTCAATATCCAACGCAGTGTATATTTAACTTACCATAAATCAAACGCTCAGCATGAAAAGATTAAACATTTGATTTGTAAGTTAGATTAG
- a CDS encoding response regulator, producing the protein MSHKHKLLVVDDEPHNLYTMRRIIEPMQVEIIEARSGEEALRALLNNDFFLVLMDVQMPGMSGFEAASLVLDNPKTAHIPIVFVTANTREEGVALRGYKTGAVDYLSKPVDPIVLLAKIRVFRELWSKTIELKQTNLQLAEVNREQSKLNQELVKASESLALTNHQLKQEVADRLAAEQALEEARCQADSANKAKSAFLANMSHEIRTPLGAITGYLHLIMQSQLTSRQQEYLNKIKLSANNLLAVINDILDFSKIEADKLEIESVPFDLDSVLHNVSDVVAFKAEDKQLELVIDCPQNIPCNLVGDPLRLGQILLNLVSNAVKFTNKGEIVLCIRLASEIKTTDPRVCIQFSVQDTGIGMDDSQMAKLFQPFSQADSSTTRQYGGTGLGLVICQKLLGLMGSELKVESAVGKGSQFNFTLNFDLGDQAPIVSFERLNACFEQANVLVVDDHQYSRTILVNMLRSFGVNATTVDSGNKAIKEVKKALDSKPYNLLLVDWRMPELDGLQTIQALKQQLPEPSLPKFILMSAYQFDSPELQQYDALLNGFLAKPVSSSQLLETLQASLLSADFNEFIDKRTHTDQSIEIPDFSGKKVLLVEDDALNQEIALELLNQVNLTVDLAENGQQAVDCIIRNAEFKTYDIVLMDCQMPIMDGYQATKTIRQHESCKHLPIIAMTANAMTSDKEKCRAAGMTDHVAKPIDVEQLYKTLQLYLNTDNSFALQDQSSVQQTGAKTHTNAEQSILDAPGLNSDEGIRMLGGQDKFYRKMLVQFAEQNSGVVETIKTQLSAGHWEEAHRTTHNLKSVSGSLGAETLYQVASQLENKILGKNIDDIQAALHPVQQHVTPIIQHVKKYS; encoded by the coding sequence ATGAGTCATAAACATAAGCTACTAGTGGTTGATGATGAACCTCATAATTTATATACCATGCGGCGTATAATAGAGCCTATGCAAGTAGAGATTATTGAAGCTCGATCTGGCGAAGAGGCGTTGCGGGCTTTGTTAAACAATGACTTTTTTTTGGTATTAATGGATGTGCAAATGCCAGGGATGAGTGGTTTTGAAGCGGCAAGCCTTGTGTTAGATAATCCTAAAACAGCACATATTCCTATTGTGTTTGTCACCGCTAATACCCGAGAAGAAGGCGTCGCGTTAAGAGGCTATAAAACCGGTGCTGTCGATTATCTATCTAAACCGGTCGACCCGATTGTGTTGCTCGCTAAAATTCGCGTATTTCGTGAATTATGGAGTAAAACAATAGAGTTAAAACAAACTAATTTGCAATTGGCTGAGGTAAATAGAGAACAAAGTAAACTTAACCAAGAATTAGTGAAAGCCAGTGAGTCGTTAGCGTTAACCAATCATCAATTAAAACAAGAAGTCGCAGACAGGTTGGCTGCCGAGCAAGCGCTGGAAGAAGCTCGATGTCAGGCTGATTCCGCCAACAAAGCTAAAAGCGCTTTTTTAGCTAATATGAGTCATGAAATACGCACTCCACTTGGCGCTATCACAGGTTATTTGCATTTGATTATGCAGAGCCAATTAACCAGCCGACAACAGGAATATTTAAATAAAATTAAGTTGTCAGCTAACAACTTGCTGGCAGTGATTAATGATATTTTAGATTTTTCTAAAATTGAGGCGGATAAACTGGAAATAGAGTCTGTTCCGTTTGATCTTGATTCTGTGTTACACAATGTTAGCGATGTCGTCGCCTTTAAAGCGGAAGATAAGCAACTGGAATTGGTTATTGATTGCCCACAAAACATACCCTGTAATCTGGTTGGTGACCCATTGCGTTTAGGTCAAATCCTTTTGAATTTGGTCAGTAATGCTGTCAAGTTCACTAATAAAGGTGAAATCGTGCTTTGTATTCGACTGGCATCTGAAATTAAAACAACAGATCCGCGAGTGTGTATTCAATTTTCGGTGCAAGATACGGGAATAGGTATGGATGACAGCCAAATGGCTAAATTATTTCAGCCCTTTAGTCAGGCTGATTCATCTACCACTCGCCAATATGGTGGCACTGGCTTGGGGTTAGTGATTTGCCAAAAATTACTAGGGTTAATGGGCAGTGAGCTCAAAGTTGAAAGTGCAGTGGGAAAAGGTAGCCAATTTAATTTTACCTTAAATTTTGACCTAGGTGACCAAGCGCCAATTGTCAGTTTTGAGCGGTTAAACGCTTGTTTTGAGCAGGCTAATGTATTGGTGGTTGATGATCATCAATACTCACGCACTATATTGGTTAATATGTTACGCAGCTTTGGAGTTAATGCGACAACAGTTGATAGTGGTAACAAGGCTATAAAAGAGGTGAAAAAAGCCCTCGATAGCAAGCCATACAACTTATTGTTGGTAGATTGGCGAATGCCTGAATTGGATGGTTTACAAACGATTCAAGCTTTAAAACAACAACTGCCGGAACCGTCATTACCCAAGTTTATTTTAATGAGTGCTTATCAATTTGATAGCCCTGAATTACAGCAATATGATGCGTTACTTAATGGCTTTTTGGCAAAACCTGTTAGCTCATCCCAATTACTTGAAACCTTACAGGCCAGTTTGTTGTCAGCTGATTTTAACGAATTTATAGATAAGCGTACTCATACCGATCAATCAATTGAGATCCCAGACTTTTCGGGTAAAAAAGTATTATTAGTTGAAGATGATGCACTCAATCAAGAAATAGCCTTGGAGTTACTCAACCAAGTTAATTTAACTGTCGATTTAGCAGAAAACGGTCAGCAAGCTGTAGACTGTATTATTAGAAATGCTGAGTTTAAAACTTACGATATTGTGCTGATGGATTGCCAAATGCCAATTATGGATGGATACCAAGCCACCAAAACTATTCGTCAGCATGAAAGCTGTAAGCACTTACCTATTATCGCCATGACAGCAAATGCTATGACTAGCGACAAAGAAAAATGCCGCGCAGCTGGTATGACTGACCATGTGGCTAAACCGATAGACGTAGAACAACTATATAAAACATTACAGCTATATTTAAATACTGATAATTCGTTTGCACTGCAAGATCAGAGTTCAGTGCAACAAACGGGAGCTAAGACTCACACAAACGCAGAACAAAGTATACTTGATGCGCCAGGTTTAAATTCAGACGAAGGGATAAGAATGTTAGGAGGACAAGATAAATTCTATCGAAAAATGCTTGTGCAATTTGCAGAGCAAAACAGTGGTGTTGTAGAAACCATTAAAACCCAATTATCAGCAGGCCACTGGGAAGAGGCACACCGCACAACACATAACTTAAAAAGTGTATCAGGCAGTTTGGGCGCTGAAACGCTTTATCAAGTGGCGAGTCAATTGGAAAATAAAATTCTAGGAAAAAATATAGACGATATACAAGCTGCTTTACATCCGGTGCAACAACACGTGACACCTATTATTCAGCATGTTAAAAAATATTCTTAA
- a CDS encoding arylsulfatase — translation MEHKNNTVRLTRAFFLILLGVFCIGSLTFNAYAKQPNVIVILVDDQGYGDLAAHGNPWLKTPAMDELYHSSLRFTDFHVDPTCSPSRAALMTGKYSTKVGVWLTYAGREHLKRNEKTMADVFKSNGYSTAIFGKWHLGENYPFRPMDRGFDESLIHGGGSITETPDTFGNDYYDDIYKRNGKAEQVSGYATDVWFKETQSFIQRQGDKPFFVYLPLNAAHSPLTVPEKYAKPYQNKAGIPARRANFYGMLANIDENLANLRKTLKQQGIADNTILLFLNDNGTGHGVKLAAKNGQGNTKDGWAIDGYNAGMRGRKSSVYDGGHRSFLFMHWPNGGLDKGRDFPHLTAHFDLLPSLIEMCGLALPEPINFDGISLLPYIQTEKQKQKQYPDRTIVVHHQGRRSVKNTHLQKYKDYVVMTEQWRLVGKELYAIKTDPAQAFNLAHKYPKVVKQLSAEYENWWQSVEFADDKPEPIVLNPRKQHTLVITTQNLQGMQRAHYSQFDNRAGKLATDGYTHIYNDIRGKYKITLRRWPRELDLAINAKGEDFKLDPTKHDAFYPFHQYKNKALQLSKARLKIGKFDETKPVKANDTEIVFKAFIPAGEFTIQTWFYTKDNQQTSAYYTYIEPDL, via the coding sequence ATGGAACACAAAAACAATACGGTTAGATTAACAAGAGCCTTTTTTCTAATACTTTTGGGGGTATTTTGCATTGGAAGTTTAACGTTCAATGCTTATGCGAAACAGCCTAATGTTATCGTGATTTTAGTTGATGACCAAGGGTATGGTGATTTGGCAGCGCATGGCAATCCTTGGCTAAAAACGCCTGCTATGGACGAGTTATACCACTCTAGTTTACGTTTCACCGATTTTCACGTTGACCCAACTTGTTCCCCTTCACGCGCTGCATTAATGACAGGTAAATATTCGACAAAAGTCGGTGTGTGGCTGACCTATGCAGGCAGAGAGCATTTAAAGCGCAATGAAAAAACCATGGCTGATGTTTTTAAAAGTAATGGTTATTCAACCGCTATTTTTGGTAAATGGCACTTAGGAGAAAATTATCCATTTAGACCCATGGATAGAGGCTTTGATGAATCGCTTATTCATGGCGGTGGCTCTATTACCGAAACCCCAGACACGTTTGGTAATGATTACTATGACGATATATACAAGCGTAATGGTAAAGCCGAGCAAGTGTCAGGTTACGCAACCGATGTATGGTTCAAAGAAACCCAATCCTTTATTCAACGACAAGGCGATAAGCCATTTTTCGTTTACTTACCACTCAATGCCGCCCACAGCCCATTAACAGTACCAGAAAAATACGCAAAACCTTATCAAAATAAAGCGGGTATTCCTGCTCGCCGTGCTAATTTTTATGGCATGTTAGCTAATATTGATGAAAACCTTGCTAACTTGCGTAAAACACTGAAACAACAGGGTATAGCCGATAACACCATATTGCTATTTTTAAATGATAATGGCACTGGCCACGGTGTTAAATTAGCAGCTAAAAACGGGCAAGGTAACACTAAAGACGGATGGGCGATAGACGGTTACAATGCGGGAATGCGTGGCCGAAAATCTTCTGTGTATGACGGTGGCCATAGATCATTTTTATTTATGCATTGGCCAAACGGTGGTTTAGATAAAGGCAGGGATTTTCCTCATTTAACCGCCCACTTTGATTTATTACCCTCGTTAATTGAGATGTGTGGCTTGGCGTTACCCGAGCCGATCAATTTTGATGGTATTTCACTTTTGCCTTACATTCAAACGGAAAAGCAAAAACAAAAGCAATATCCAGATAGAACCATCGTTGTTCATCATCAGGGAAGACGATCTGTTAAAAACACTCATTTACAAAAATATAAAGATTATGTGGTAATGACGGAGCAATGGCGGTTAGTAGGTAAAGAGTTGTATGCAATTAAAACTGATCCAGCCCAAGCGTTTAATCTTGCACATAAGTACCCTAAAGTTGTTAAACAACTTTCTGCTGAATACGAAAATTGGTGGCAGTCAGTTGAGTTTGCCGATGACAAACCTGAACCTATCGTTTTAAACCCACGTAAACAACATACTTTAGTGATAACTACTCAAAATTTACAAGGTATGCAGCGCGCTCATTATAGTCAATTTGATAACAGAGCAGGAAAGCTAGCCACAGATGGTTACACGCATATTTACAATGATATAAGAGGCAAATATAAAATTACTCTGCGCCGTTGGCCGCGTGAATTGGATTTAGCCATTAATGCTAAAGGCGAGGACTTTAAACTTGATCCTACTAAACATGATGCTTTTTATCCTTTTCACCAATATAAAAACAAAGCACTCCAGCTAAGCAAAGCCCGTTTAAAAATTGGTAAGTTTGATGAGACTAAACCGGTAAAAGCTAACGATACTGAAATTGTATTTAAGGCCTTTATACCAGCAGGAGAATTCACAATTCAAACTTGGTTTTATACAAAAGATAATCAACAGACAAGCGCTTATTACACCTATATTGAACCTGATCTATAA
- the maoP gene encoding DUF413 domain-containing protein codes for MMENGINLGQYAYYDNVNFKAGISRSGCFSIKESQLLEQYGERLSSLLSGNIPPCSADEETFVNTICQNGESSMYAVKLWRKYQEAIAATHRKASPFSSKHNNEVSQFMDESFSSELAM; via the coding sequence ATGATGGAAAACGGCATTAACCTTGGTCAATACGCTTATTACGACAACGTAAATTTTAAAGCTGGGATCAGCAGAAGTGGCTGTTTCTCAATTAAAGAATCTCAGTTGCTAGAGCAATATGGTGAAAGACTCTCATCACTGCTATCGGGTAATATTCCACCATGTTCAGCAGATGAAGAAACCTTTGTTAATACTATTTGCCAAAATGGTGAATCTTCCATGTATGCGGTTAAATTATGGCGTAAATATCAAGAAGCCATAGCTGCGACGCATCGTAAAGCGTCACCGTTTTCATCAAAGCACAATAACGAAGTTAGCCAATTTATGGATGAGTCGTTTTCAAGCGAATTGGCAATGTAA
- a CDS encoding glycoside hydrolase family 127 protein — protein sequence MIRLVLLTSLILLALVQASMANDKSVNRHISSPYAQLQRIDIGEAKWTTGFWADKYKLTEQAVVPHMGSLLKGDIGHAFNNFKIAAGLKDGVHQGMHWHDGDFYKWMESLIYVYAINGDQNILAELDEVIQVIAQAQLANGYLSTSNQVRGIKPWTKRNHHELYNSGHLITTAVVHKRVTGQNELLDVAIKHANYLYDLFMPTPDHLKRFGFNMSQIIGLVDLYRETGDKRYLVLANHFTLMRAPQDTDKFMPADDTVFYIHQGDMVQERTPLREETEAVGHAVLGMHLWSGAADIYAETGEAAIIDALKRIWGSAINRKMFVHGGLGQIDKAASEHYDLIHEGFYYDYLLPNSRAYAETCANVSNAMFSFRMLGLLGESKYADVMELVLYNGALSGLSLDGKHYFYTNPTRKVNGVHDYHQLKNESAIRQPYIACFCCPPNLARTLAKLSNWAYSKSANGITVNIYGGNTLDTTLLDGSRLKLTQTTNYPWQGQITIQIEQAKSQAFDVQLRIPAWAQTASIAVNGQKVNTEILPGQFSQLTRQWAKGDVITLDIPMDITYLEGHPLIEEIRNEVAVKRGPIVYALESVDLPTGVDILDVYIAPNHEFIPEYKPNFLGGVTTLQGSVLLRSDKSQGLYRAVSQPRLTPYNTQLIPYFAWSNRGDEDNEMTVFMPAVWQYEQVVQTPNHIKGKDKQWSW from the coding sequence ATGATTAGATTAGTTTTATTAACCAGCTTAATTTTGTTGGCCCTAGTGCAAGCTAGTATGGCTAATGATAAGTCGGTTAATCGACACATAAGCAGTCCATACGCGCAATTACAACGCATTGATATTGGCGAAGCCAAGTGGACAACCGGTTTTTGGGCTGACAAATATAAGTTAACCGAACAAGCGGTTGTGCCACACATGGGCAGTTTGCTTAAAGGCGATATTGGTCATGCATTCAATAATTTTAAAATCGCAGCTGGATTAAAGGATGGTGTTCATCAGGGCATGCATTGGCATGATGGCGATTTTTATAAATGGATGGAGTCACTGATTTATGTGTATGCCATCAATGGTGATCAAAACATATTAGCTGAATTAGACGAAGTCATTCAGGTGATTGCGCAAGCACAACTTGCCAATGGATATTTGTCTACCTCTAATCAAGTACGTGGCATTAAACCTTGGACAAAACGTAACCACCATGAGTTATATAACTCTGGTCATTTGATTACTACCGCTGTGGTACACAAGCGAGTAACAGGGCAAAACGAACTGCTCGATGTAGCGATTAAACACGCTAACTATTTGTACGATCTCTTTATGCCGACGCCAGATCATTTAAAACGATTTGGTTTCAATATGTCGCAAATCATTGGACTGGTAGATCTTTATCGAGAAACCGGAGACAAGCGATATTTAGTATTAGCTAATCACTTTACCTTGATGCGCGCCCCGCAAGATACAGACAAATTTATGCCGGCTGACGATACAGTGTTCTATATTCATCAAGGTGACATGGTTCAAGAGCGTACGCCGTTAAGAGAAGAGACAGAAGCGGTAGGCCACGCTGTACTGGGGATGCATTTGTGGTCTGGTGCAGCGGATATTTACGCAGAAACGGGCGAGGCGGCAATTATTGATGCCCTTAAACGAATTTGGGGCAGTGCTATTAATCGTAAAATGTTTGTGCATGGTGGTTTAGGGCAGATAGATAAAGCTGCAAGTGAACATTATGATTTGATCCACGAAGGGTTTTATTACGATTATTTGCTACCTAATTCAAGGGCTTATGCTGAAACTTGCGCCAATGTTTCTAACGCTATGTTCAGTTTTCGTATGCTGGGTTTGTTAGGTGAATCCAAATACGCAGATGTAATGGAATTAGTGCTATATAACGGTGCGCTTTCAGGTTTAAGTTTAGACGGAAAGCATTATTTTTATACCAACCCAACTCGTAAAGTTAATGGCGTTCACGATTATCACCAGTTAAAAAATGAGTCAGCTATACGGCAACCTTATATCGCTTGTTTTTGCTGCCCGCCAAACTTAGCGCGAACGCTCGCAAAGCTATCCAATTGGGCATATAGCAAATCAGCTAACGGTATTACAGTCAATATTTATGGTGGTAATACACTTGATACCACACTCCTTGACGGTTCAAGGCTTAAGCTCACTCAAACCACAAATTACCCTTGGCAAGGCCAAATTACTATTCAAATTGAGCAAGCTAAGTCGCAAGCGTTTGATGTGCAACTGCGGATCCCAGCTTGGGCGCAAACAGCGTCTATCGCAGTAAACGGCCAAAAGGTTAATACAGAAATTTTACCAGGTCAGTTTAGTCAGTTAACTCGCCAGTGGGCAAAAGGGGATGTCATAACCTTGGATATTCCAATGGATATTACTTACCTCGAAGGTCATCCACTGATTGAAGAAATACGCAACGAAGTTGCTGTTAAACGAGGCCCGATTGTTTATGCGCTTGAATCGGTCGACTTACCAACAGGTGTCGATATTTTAGATGTTTATATTGCACCCAATCATGAGTTTATACCCGAATATAAGCCTAATTTTTTAGGTGGCGTTACGACTTTACAAGGTTCAGTTTTGTTGCGCAGCGATAAATCGCAAGGTTTGTACCGAGCCGTTTCTCAACCTAGGTTAACCCCTTATAACACTCAATTAATTCCCTATTTTGCGTGGAGTAATCGGGGTGATGAAGATAATGAAATGACAGTGTTTATGCCAGCCGTTTGGCAATATGAGCAGGTTGTGCAAACACCGAATCATATCAAGGGCAAAGATAAGCAATGGTCTTGGTGA
- a CDS encoding PocR ligand-binding domain-containing protein, whose amino-acid sequence MQYDPDQLISPRYLIKDLINVEKLTELLELYSNATGMTTALLDLEGNVLIATNWQDSCTQFHRKNATTCSNCLESDTALAGQLEQGNEYNVYRCKNGLVDVATPVTIAGQHVANLFTGQFFFNPPDIDEFRQRAKNVGFEEEAYIQAIKKVPVYSESEIEAHFKFLAKLAEMIAEMGLAQAQILSAKQKETRKREMLAKSFAQFIEMAPLGVVKTTAKSGQISLANHAFLKLIGSSTQAISQMTLTDFVIEKDKSKLNEKLVLLPEKHSFGPLEIKLKTTDGNIIFGLLHSVIADEETSNKSVWTVIQDITDTKLLEQNLRQANEKAIAASKVKSEFLSNMSHEIRTPMNGIMGILQLLQSRITESRSQLLVDKAMYSARSLLTIINDILDFSKIEAGKISLEQIPFSINELINLTAADFSLIADEKNIHLTYDVKNTCPENWLGDPVRIRQILINIVSNAIKFTDSGYVKIICQSINYQGSSALSINIIDSGIGMDEQGIKALFERFEQADLSTTRRYGGTGLGMAISKNLVDLMQGTIEVESQLGRGTQFNLILPLSTTNLKPEKLSTKSAAGLQLKNKQVLIAEDNDINRLVVGNMLKPTQAKLIFANDGQQAINKYKENKPNLILMDIHMPNLDGMQACKNIKALNPDVPIVALTASVMKDELANYQDAGFDEYLGKPIDMPLLLDTIAKYLK is encoded by the coding sequence ATGCAGTATGATCCTGATCAACTCATTAGCCCTAGATATTTAATTAAAGACCTAATTAATGTCGAAAAACTCACCGAACTATTAGAGTTATATTCGAACGCCACCGGCATGACTACGGCCCTGCTCGACCTTGAAGGTAATGTGTTAATCGCCACAAACTGGCAAGACTCATGTACCCAATTCCATCGAAAAAATGCAACGACTTGTTCTAATTGTTTAGAAAGCGACACAGCCCTAGCAGGACAACTTGAACAAGGTAATGAATACAATGTTTATCGTTGTAAAAATGGCTTAGTCGATGTCGCGACGCCTGTCACTATTGCTGGTCAGCATGTCGCCAATTTATTTACTGGCCAATTCTTTTTTAATCCACCAGATATAGATGAGTTTCGCCAGCGCGCGAAAAACGTTGGCTTTGAAGAAGAAGCCTATATTCAAGCCATTAAAAAAGTACCCGTGTATTCAGAGTCGGAAATTGAAGCGCATTTTAAATTTTTAGCCAAATTGGCAGAAATGATTGCCGAAATGGGTTTAGCCCAAGCACAAATATTAAGCGCTAAGCAAAAAGAAACCCGTAAACGCGAAATGTTAGCTAAATCTTTCGCGCAATTTATTGAAATGGCTCCGTTAGGCGTTGTAAAAACAACAGCTAAATCTGGCCAAATTAGCCTGGCAAACCATGCATTTTTAAAGCTAATCGGCTCTTCAACTCAAGCCATTTCGCAAATGACATTAACTGATTTTGTTATAGAGAAAGACAAATCGAAGTTAAATGAAAAGTTAGTCTTATTACCCGAAAAACATTCTTTTGGACCACTTGAGATCAAACTAAAAACAACCGATGGAAATATTATATTTGGGCTACTGCATTCAGTAATAGCCGATGAAGAAACAAGCAACAAAAGCGTTTGGACTGTTATTCAAGATATAACCGACACTAAACTACTAGAACAAAACTTAAGGCAAGCGAATGAAAAAGCGATAGCGGCTTCTAAAGTTAAAAGTGAATTTTTATCGAATATGAGTCATGAGATCCGCACGCCGATGAACGGTATCATGGGCATACTACAGTTATTACAAAGTAGAATAACTGAATCGAGAAGTCAGTTGCTGGTAGACAAAGCCATGTACTCAGCCCGTTCACTTTTAACCATCATTAATGACATTCTTGATTTTTCTAAAATTGAGGCAGGAAAAATTAGCCTAGAACAAATACCTTTTTCCATTAATGAATTAATCAATCTAACCGCTGCCGACTTTAGCCTAATTGCCGATGAAAAAAACATTCATCTAACGTATGACGTAAAAAATACCTGCCCAGAAAATTGGTTAGGAGACCCTGTTAGAATTAGGCAGATACTCATTAATATAGTATCAAACGCCATTAAATTTACCGATTCAGGCTATGTTAAAATAATTTGCCAATCAATTAATTATCAGGGTAGCTCAGCACTATCAATTAATATAATAGATTCTGGCATTGGCATGGATGAGCAAGGTATCAAAGCTCTGTTTGAGCGATTTGAACAAGCCGACCTATCGACTACTCGCAGATATGGCGGTACAGGTTTAGGTATGGCCATTTCGAAAAACTTAGTTGATTTAATGCAGGGTACTATTGAAGTTGAAAGCCAATTAGGGCGTGGGACTCAGTTTAATTTAATTTTGCCTCTATCGACAACTAACCTAAAACCAGAAAAACTATCAACAAAATCAGCGGCCGGTTTGCAACTGAAAAACAAACAAGTATTAATAGCAGAAGACAATGACATAAATCGTTTAGTCGTCGGCAATATGCTAAAACCTACGCAAGCGAAATTAATTTTTGCCAACGATGGTCAACAAGCTATAAACAAATACAAAGAAAACAAGCCTAATTTAATATTAATGGATATTCACATGCCAAACCTCGATGGTATGCAAGCCTGTAAAAACATAAAAGCACTGAACCCTGACGTGCCTATTGTGGCACTAACGGCCAGTGTCATGAAGGATGAACTTGCTAACTACCAAGATGCTGGTTTTGATGAGTATCTAGGTAAACCCATAGATATGCCACTGTTGCTTGACACCATTGCCAAGTATTTAAAGTAG